The region TACGCATAGTTGGTGAACTTGAAAATCTTCGGGTAAATGGTGAGTTTCCCGTTCTTCTCCACCTCAGTGGTCTGGGTCACCGAGAGCATGCCGGTTTCGCTTCTCCCGATCGGTTGCAGCGCACTCAGGTTGATGCCCGGCTCCGCGTTCGGATTGCTCGTCTGGTAGAGCTCTCCACCGTAAACTGCACACTCGATGTGCAGACTGCTGCTGCCAATTCTGGGGCCGGAAGGCGTTCGCGTCCACTTGAGATCCGGGTCGATCTGGAACGACTCATCAACCGCGAAACCAAGATGGATGGTGGCACCGTTTTGGACCGGAATGTCCTTCATCCGCATGTAGACGTCGCCGCCGCGGTTCTCGACCGACCATTTCGGCGAGATGTAGTTCCAGCCGATTTCCCCGTCCAGGACACGAAGGGTCTGCCACTCGTAGAAGATACCGGCGCCCGCCGACAGGGAGAGAGGCGTCGGCAGCAGGTTGAATTGCCGCCCCGCCTGAACGACACCCAGATCGCCAACGATGTACTGGGCAAGCCGCTTGGCGGATTCCTGCGCCGCCCATTCGCCGGTTTTCTTGCCGGCGGCGCTCATGACCTCCCTGAACACCTTCACGCCCGTCTTGGCCACGGCATCGGCATCTCCGCCGAAGGAAAATTCCCAATCGAGACCGGAGGATGTGATGCCGTCCATATCCCGCTCCGTCTTGCAGCCCGTCACCAGAAGGACGGCCATCGCGGTTCCAACCTCCGCCATGATGCCGGCCCGCTTTCCGGTCACCAGGACCTGAACCGGCAGCCGCTGTGCGCCCAGGTTCCAGAGGTCGAATTGAAACACGCTGCCGCCGGCAAGAACCGATCCGGAGAACCCGCCGCCCAAGAGAGCCATCCAGGTTGTGTCGGGACTGTATAAAGACATCGCAAAACCCCTCCGCCAGCATGCAACAAAACATTGTTTCCGTGTGCATGAGTTTTGATGGAACCATGATCATTACGCTACGGATTTGCCCCAAACGCAATCTATCTGGGGTCGAATAGTGGAGCTGACCCCGGGTCCCGCAGATCAAGAGGAGTCCGAGCGCGCAAATGTGTTGCAGATCATGTTTTGGCGGAATGCGGAGTGACCCCTGGGAACCATAAGCCCATGTGCTGACTGTTCTCGGTTCCTGGATCATGGTACGGCGTGTCCCAAGCAAGGTTGTGGAGGACCGGATGAAAGAAGTTCTGGCCGAATTGGAAAGGCGCCGCGATACGGCGCGGCTGGGCGGCGGACAGCGGCGGATCGATGCGCAGCATTCCAAGGGGAAGCTGACGGCGCGTGAACGCATAGAAATCCTGCTGGACGAGGGCTCGTTTGAAGAGTTCGACATGTTCAAGCAGCATCGCTGCACCGATTTCGGCATGCATGAACAGCATATACCGGGCGACGGCGTCGTGACGGGCTGGGGAACGGTCAATGGTCGCACCGTCTACGTGTTTTCCAAGGACTTCACGGTGTTCGGCGGCTCGCTTTCCGAAGCGCACGCGGAAAAGATCACCAAGATCCAGGACATGGCCCTGCAGAACCGCGCGCCGATTATCGGCCTGTTCGACGCGGGGGGCGCCCGCATCCAGGAGGGCGTTGCGGCTCTCGGCGGCTACGGGGAAGTGTTTCAGCGCAATGTCCTGGCCTCCGGCGTCATTCCGCAGATCTCCCTGATCATGGGACCGTGTGCCGGGGGGGACGTCTACTCGCCCGCCATGACGGATTTCATCTTCATGGTGCGGGACACCTCCTACATGTTCGTGACCGGGCCGGATGTGGTGAAGACGGTGACCAACGAGACCGTGACGGCCGAAGAACTGGGCGGTGCCTCGATCCACACGACCAAGTCCTCGATCGCCGATGGCGCCTTCGACAATGACGTTGAGGCCCTGCAGCAAATGCGCAGGCTGATCGACTTTCTGCCCATGAACAATCTGGCGGACCTGCCGGAACTGACGAACCACGACGATCCGGACCGGATCGACATGAGTCTCGATACGCTCATCCCCGACAACCCGAACAAGCCCTACGACATGAAGGAACTCGTTCTGAAAACGGTCGATGAGAGCGACTTCTTCGAGATTCAGGGCAATTTTGCAAAGAATATCATAACCGGCTTCGGGCGGGTGGAAGGCCGCACGGTCGGCATCGTCGCCAACCAGCCGATGGTCCTGGCCGGTGTGCTCGATTCAGACGCCAGCCGGAAGGCCTCCCGGTTCGTCCGCTTCTGCGACTGTTTCGGCATTCCGATCGTCACCTTCGTTGATGTTCCGGGCTTTCTGCCGGGAACGTCGCAGGAATATGGCGGCCTCATCAAGCACGGTGCCAAGCTGCTGTTTGCCTATGCGGAGGCAACCGTGCCGAAAATCACCGTGATTACCCGCAAGGCGTATGGCGGCGCCTATGACGTGATGAGCTCCAAGCATATCCGCGGCGACATCAACTACGCCTGGCCTACGGCGGAAATTGCGGTGATGGGGGCAAAGGGAGCGGTGGAAATACTCTACAGGTCCGAGCTGGGCAACAAGGACAAGATCGCCAAGCGGACCAGGGAATACGAAGACCGTTTCGCCAATCCGTTCGTGGCGGCGGAACGCGGCTATATCGACGACGTCATCCGGCCGCATTCGACCCGCCGGCGCGTGGCAAAGGCGCTTGCCCTGCTGCGTTCCAAGAAAGTCGAAATGCCCTGGAAGAAACACGACAACATCCCGCTTTGAGATCCGGAGTGTCGGAGCCGTCATGACGAGCTTGACGGTTATCGCCAGGTCACCGGAAGCAGGGTGGATCGCATCAATCCCAAAGGCCGTGCGGGAACAAGGGTTCCTTGCATTCATACGCAACCGGGCACTGGGGGTGGTCGCGCGTCGGGCCGTATTGGACGAATAGCCGCTGATTACGATCGCAGTAGCTGATGTTCGAGACGAACATCGAATAGGTATGCCGGCCCGTCGTGAAGACCACGGCGCCGTGCCGGCGAACCATTTCCTGCGCCTGGGCGCAGGTCATCTGGCGAAGGTCGGGGCGCGCGGCGTCCGCTGCTGTGGTCACGCCCATGCCTGCGAGCACAAGTGCTGCTGTCAAAAGGTGGCATTTCCGCATTCCTTAGCTCCCGTCTGAAGTCAACTCTATCGGATTGTATCTTGGGTAAGGTCACGGGAGGAGTGTACAGCGCGCTGTATGCCGGAATTGTGATCAAGCGCACATCCCGGTGTTTGCCATCGGCGAAAGGCGCGCTATCCGCAAAGACCCGTCTCGCCATTTGGATAAGTTGCGCAGCGACAGGACGGAGGCTTATACCGGTTGTTGTTGTTATGGCGTCCGGTCGCGCGCTCGCATCTTCATTGGGCCGTCTGGCCGAATTCCGATAGGGTGAGCCGGATGTGTCATGATCGACGACAACTGATTTAACGCCAAAAAATCCGATCCAGCTGGGTGGAAACGCATGTTCTCGAAAATTCTTATCGCCAATCGCGGCGAGATCGCGTGCCGGGTCATCAAGACGGCGCGCCGCATGGGAATCAAGACGGTCGCAGTCTATTCCGACGCCGATCGCGATGCCGTGCATGTCGAGATGGCGGATGAGGCGGTTCATATCGGCCCGGCCTCCGCGTCCCAATCCTACCTGGTTGCCGACAAGATCATTGCCGCCTGCAAGCAGACCGGTGCGGAGGCCGTTCATCCCGGCTACGGGTTTCTGTCCGAACGGGCCAGTTTTCCGGACGCGCTTAATACTGCGGGGATCGTCTGGATCGGTCCCAATAAGCGTGCCATCGAGGCGATGGGCGACAAGATCGAGATCCAAGAAATTTGCCAATGAGGCCCGGGTCAGTACGGTTCCCGGCTATCTCGGCGTGATCGAGTCCATCGAGGAGGCGGTCCGGATCGCGGAGGAAATCGGCTATCCGGTGATGATCAAGGCATCGGCCGGCGGCGGCGGCAAGGGCATGCGCATTGCCTGGAACGCGGCGGAAGTGCGCGATGGCTATGCCCGTTCGAAATCCGAAGCCGCGTCTTCCTTCGGAGACGACCGCGTCTTCATCGAGAAGTTCATCGAAAATCCGCGCCACATCGAAATCCAGGTCCTCGGCGACAAGCACGGCAACGTGATCTACCTTGGAGAGCGGGAATGCTCCATCCAGCGGCGCAACCAGAAAGTCATCGAGGAAGCGCCGTCGCCGCTCCTGGACGAGGAGACCCGCCGCAGGATGGGCGAGCAGGCCGTGGCGCTGGCCAAGGCCGTCGACTATGACAGCGCCGGAACGGTCGAATTCGTTGCCGGTCAGGACAAGAGCTTCTATTTCCTGGAGATGAATACCCGCCTTCAGGTGGAACACCCGGTCACGGAACTGGTCACCGGTGTCGATCTCGTCGAGCAGATGATCCGGGTTGCGGCGGGCGAGGAACTGTCCCTGACGCAGGACGAGGTGAAGCTGAACGGCTGGGC is a window of Roseibium salinum DNA encoding:
- a CDS encoding acyl-CoA carboxylase subunit beta; the protein is MKEVLAELERRRDTARLGGGQRRIDAQHSKGKLTARERIEILLDEGSFEEFDMFKQHRCTDFGMHEQHIPGDGVVTGWGTVNGRTVYVFSKDFTVFGGSLSEAHAEKITKIQDMALQNRAPIIGLFDAGGARIQEGVAALGGYGEVFQRNVLASGVIPQISLIMGPCAGGDVYSPAMTDFIFMVRDTSYMFVTGPDVVKTVTNETVTAEELGGASIHTTKSSIADGAFDNDVEALQQMRRLIDFLPMNNLADLPELTNHDDPDRIDMSLDTLIPDNPNKPYDMKELVLKTVDESDFFEIQGNFAKNIITGFGRVEGRTVGIVANQPMVLAGVLDSDASRKASRFVRFCDCFGIPIVTFVDVPGFLPGTSQEYGGLIKHGAKLLFAYAEATVPKITVITRKAYGGAYDVMSSKHIRGDINYAWPTAEIAVMGAKGAVEILYRSELGNKDKIAKRTREYEDRFANPFVAAERGYIDDVIRPHSTRRRVAKALALLRSKKVEMPWKKHDNIPL